A region of Amyelois transitella isolate CPQ chromosome 11, ilAmyTran1.1, whole genome shotgun sequence DNA encodes the following proteins:
- the LOC106134966 gene encoding lipase member H-A: protein MIQFYLLGVTVVLSGVNGFVSNKTVEGYPHGFIPDCPGSMKPAIISKQNLKFIEIYISGVKVPIGKRNKYTYDTMADMANDPTMDYSKRTLFYVGGYMDTINYPLGKTIEIYYKKRGYNVWILDSLRFMVLEYPVAVRFMRTLARHVAEMIVAVTQANVGFDPKKFDLTGFSLGAQTMSYIAKFYRDMTGVKFSRVTALDPSGLCFRNRGPDERVDIEDADRVDTIMTNIDNWGSPAPVGHVNFYINGGEKQPGQVQWTKCDVGCCHFRAYFLNIAALENDDKFIGVKCNSVQEARENRCYDNQPLETNVIGFNTNFSKPGIYYVPTTNMFPYYLGKKGLKKGNDAFSVFLREANKDDVLYL, encoded by the exons atgatacAATTTTACTTGTTGGGTGTTACAGTTGTTTTGAGTGGTGTTAATGGTTTTGTAAGTAATAAGACAGTGGAAGGTTACCCCCATGGATTTATCCCtgatt GTCCCGGATCGATGAAACCAGCTATAATATCAAAACAGAACCTTAAattcattgaaatatatatatccgGAGTAAAAGTTCCTATCGGCAAAAGGAACAAATACACATACGATACAATGGCTGACATGGCGAACGACCCCACAATGGATTACAGTAAACGAACCCTCTTTTACGTGGGGGGTTACATGGACACTATAAACTACCCTCTAGGGAAGACAATAGAGATATATTATAAGAAAAGAGGTTATAACGTATGGATTCTGGACTCTTTACGATTCATGGTGTTGGAATATCCTGT GGCCGTGAGATTCATGCGAACCCTTGCAAGACATGTTGCTGAAATGATAGTGGCAGTAACTCAAGCCAATGTTGGATTTGACCCAAAGAAATTTGACCTAACTGGCTTCAGTCTCGGAGCCCAAACTATGAGCTACATCGCCAAATTCTACAGAGATATGACTGGCGTCAAATTCAGTCGAGTCACAGCTTTGGACCCTTCAGGACTCTGCTTCAGAAATAGAGGACCTGATGAGAGGGTAGATATAGAAGATGCTGATCGCGTCGATACTATCATGACTAATATTGATAATTGGGGATCACCAGCTCCTGTAGgacatgttaatttttatatcaacgGCGGCGAGAAGCAACCAGGACAAGTACAGTGGACTAAATGCGATGTCGGTTGCTGTCATTTCAGAGcatatttcttaaatatagCAGCGTTGGAAAATGATGATAAATTCATTGGTGTTAAATGCAATAGCGTGCAAGAAGCAAGAGAGAACAGATGCTATGACAACCAACCATTGGAAACTAATGTTATTGgatttaatacaaattttagtAAACCTGGCATTTACTATGTGCCGACAACTAATATGTTTCCGTATTATCTTGGCAAAAAAGGATTGAAGAAAGGAAATGATGCTTTCTCTGTATTTTTAAGAGAAGCGAATAAAGATGatgttttatacttataa
- the LOC106134859 gene encoding lipase member H, which yields MMDWDKPTLFYMPGWMDNIRMPMGSIMERIYMSKGYNFWMLNDIVFVMRAFPRAARAVKAVGFHVGEMLANLTAIQPKFDPKKLEFLGLSLGGQTMSFIAKRYYELTGIKVSRLTGLDATGLCFRSLGPEDRVDASDADFVDLVMTNIDGIGMAAPVGHANFYVNGGETQPGDFYWMNCGSVCSHIRGYTIWVAALLYQNSLIAIKCDSVQEARNKDCYDRVPVETNLLGLNVDRNKPGIYYLSTSNRFPYFLGEAGTRRENDFVMSQLKAINEMNELRL from the exons ATGATGGATTGGGACAAACCTACGCTTTTCTATATGCCAGGCTGGATGGACAATATAAGAATGCCTATGGGATCCATAATGGAGAGAATATATATGTCGAAAGGCTACAATTTTTGGATGCTCAATGACATCGTATTTGTAATGAGAGCCTTTCCAAG AGCTGCTCGTGCCGTAAAAGCTGTTGGTTTCCATGTGGGTGAGATGTTGGCAAACTTGACGGCTATTCAGCCCAAATTTGACCCCAAAAAGTTGGAGTTCTTGGGTCTCAGTCTCGGCGGGCAGACTATGAGCTTCATTGCAAAAAGATATTATGAATTAACAG GCATTAAAGTATCAAGGCTAACAGGTTTGGACGCTACTGGCCTCTGCTTCCGAAGTCTAGGACCGGAGGATCGAGTTGATGCAAGCGATGCAGATTTTGTTGACCTGGTCATGACCAATATAGATGGCATAGGCATGGCAGCTCCCGTAGGACACGCTAACTTTTACGTCAACGGTGGAGAGACACAACCGGGAGATTTCTACTGGATGAACTGCGGTTCAGTTTGCAGCCATATCAGAGGTTACACAATTTGGGTAGCAGCTTTATTATACCAAAATTCATTAATAGCAATAAAATGTGATTCAGTACAGGAAGCTAGAAATAAAGACTGTTATGATAGGGTGCCTGTAGAAACTAATCTTTTAGGTCTTAATGTTGATAGGAACAAACCgggtatatattatttatcaacatCGAATAGGTTTCCTTACTTCTTGGGAGAAGCTGGTACGAGGAGAGAAAACGATTTTGTTATGAGCCAACTCAAAGctataaatgaaatgaatgaattgagattataa
- the LOC106134993 gene encoding lipase member H-A: MKMIIVLLIVICTSLGDSVNAVYSNKSIEGYRASFLWECPGSTKPVVIEKKNLKFIKIYVSGAKTPTLEVGKKRKTYNHKTIVDWANDPSMDWDKRTLFYIPGWMDNIKLPMGPIMERIYKVKGYNVWILEEVTFVIEEFPIAARAVKAIGAHVGELLANLTTLQPKFDPKKLDFLGLSLGGQTMSFIAKSFTKLTGQKVSRLSGMDASGPCFRNRGPEDRIDASDADFVDLVMTNIDGLGMAAPVGHANFYVNGGETQPGDFYWMNCGSVCSHSRGYTIWAASLMFPNSFVGIKCDSVQDARNRNCYDRKPLETNLMGPNADRNKPGIYYVATRNLFPYFLGQAGTKRENDFIMNKLKSLNTVDELRL, encoded by the exons ATGAAAatgattattgttttattaattgttatttgtaCAAGTTTAGGTGACAGTGTAAATGCTGTTTATAGCAATAAATCTATAGAGGGATATCGTGCGTCATTTTTGTGGGAGT gtCCTGGATCAACAAAGCCGGTGGTGATTGAGAAgaagaatttgaaatttataaaaatttatgtatctGGAGCGAAAACGCCCACCTTGGAAGTgggaaaaaagagaaaaacatATAACCATAAGACTATAGTAGATTGGGCTAACGATCCATCAATGGACTGGGATAAGCGTACTCTTTTCTATATACCAGGATGGATGGACAATATAAAGTTGCCAATGGGACCAATAATGGAGAGAATTTATAAAGTGAAAGGATACAACGTGTGGATATTAGAAGAAGTTACGTTTGTGATTGAGGAATTCCCAAT aGCGGCTCGTGCAGTAAAAGCAATCGGTGCACACGTGGGTGAGTTGCTGGCAAACCTAACAACTCTGCAGCCCAAATTTGACCCCAAAAAGCTAGATTTCTTGGGCCTCAGTCTCGGAGGGCAGACCATGAGCTTCATTGCAAAGAGTTTTACGAAATTAACAG GTCAAAAAGTTTCAAGGCTATCAGGGATGGATGCTTCAGGTCCTTGCTTCCGAAACCGAGGTCCAGAAGACAGGATTGATGCAAGCGATGCTGATTTCGTTGATTTAGTCATGACCAATATAGATGGATTAGGGATGGCGGCTCCCGTAGGACACGCTAACTTCTACGTCAACGGTGGAGAGACTCAACCGGGAGATTTCTACTGGATGAACTGCGGTTCAGTTTGTAGTCATTCTAGAGGTTACACAATTTGGGCGGCATCATTAATGTTTCCAAATTCATTTGTAGGTATCAAATGTGACTCTGTTCAAGACGCTAGAAATAGAAATTGTTACGATAGGAAACCTTTGGAAACAAACTTGATGGGACCTAATGCTGATAGAAACAAACCCGGCATTTATTACGTAGCCACAAGAAATCTGTTCCCTTACTTTTTAGGACAAGCCGGGACTAAGAgagaaaatgattttattatgaacaaATTGAAATCTTTGAATACAGTTGATGAATTAAGATTGTAA
- the LOC132902257 gene encoding lipase member H-like, whose protein sequence is MAVGKHVGEMLAHLTATSKFDPKKLDVVGLSLGGQTMSFIAKSFTQLTGQKISRLTALDPAGPCFRNRGPEGRLDESDADFVDVIATNIDGYGMAAPVGHVNFYVNGGEIQPGDIYWILCNTLCSHARVYFLWLAALENPNSFIAMKCDSVQDARDRKCYDRRPMVTNVLGLNVNRNETGIFYLATTNVFPYHMGTRGLKKKNDFFAKHLADINVNDILKL, encoded by the exons ATGGCGGTTGGCAAACATGTTGGTGAGATGCTCGCCCATCTCACGGCTACATCCAAGTTCGATCCTAAGAAACTTGATGTTGTCGGCTTGAGTCTAGGAGGTCAGACCATGAGTTTCATAGCCAAGAGTTTTACTCAGTTAACAG GTCAAAAAATCTCAAGACTAACAGCACTAGATCCAGCTGGCCCATGCTTCCGAAACCGTGGTCCTGAAGGTAGACTGGACGAGAGCGATGCTGATTTTGTGGACGTTATCGCTACTAACATTGATGGGTATGGTATGGCTGCGCCGGTAGGTCATGTGAATTTTTATGTCAATGGAGGAGAAATCCAACCTGGTGATATCTATTGGATTTTATGTAACACCCTGTGCAGTCATGCTCGAGTTTATTTTCTATGGTTGGCAGCCCTTGAAAATCCAAATTCGTTTATTGCTATGAAATGTGACTCCGTACAAGACGCAAGAGACAGAAAATGTTATGATAGAAGGCCTATGGTCACAAATGTACTGGGACTAAATGTAAATAGAAACGAAActggtatattttatttagctaCGACCAATGTTTTTCCGTATCATATGGGGACAAGAGggttgaagaagaagaatgacTTTTTTGCAAAACATTTGGCAGATATTAATGTGAATGATAtacttaaattgtaa